A region from the Melospiza georgiana isolate bMelGeo1 chromosome 10, bMelGeo1.pri, whole genome shotgun sequence genome encodes:
- the EFHD1 gene encoding EF-hand domain-containing protein D1, producing the protein MASQELAQKLQRRLQLEESGAAAEGEVEAVKDAAAAEEVEDRSCLTASAGAELSAKLCRRQDINEGAAQPRRAAVFNPYTEFKEFSRRQIKDMERMFRLYDSGRDGYIDLMELKLMMEKLGAPQTHLGLKNMIKEVDEDFDGKLSFREFLLIFHKAAAGELEEDSGLLTLAKLSEIDVSIEGVKGAKNFFEAKAQALSSASKFEAEIKAEQDERKREEEERKHRRAAFRELKSAFTQ; encoded by the exons ATGGCCTCGCAGGAGCTGGCGCAGAAGCTGCAGCGgcggctgcagctggaggagagtGGGGCAGCGGCGGAGGGCGAGGTAGAGGCGGTCAAGGACGCGGCGGCGGCCGAGGAGGTGGAAGATCGGAGCTGCTTGACGGCCAGCGCGGGCGCAGAGCTGAGCGCTAAGCTGTGCCGGCGGCAGGACATAAACGAGGGCGCggcgcagccccggcgggccgcCGTCTTCAACCCCTACACCGAGTTCAAGGAGTTCAGCCGCCGGCAGATCAAGGACATGGAGCGCATGTTCCGCCT GTATGACTCAGGACGGGATGGTTATATTGACCTGATGGAGCTGAAGCTCATGATGGAAAAGCTGGGAGCCCCTCAGACCCACCTGGGGCTGAAGAACATGATCAAGGAGGTGGATGAAGACTTTGATGGGAAGCTCAGCTTCCGTGAG TTCCTGCTGATTTTCCATaaagctgcagctggggaaCTCGAGGAGGACAGCGGCCTGTTGACTCTGGCGAAGCTCTCGGAGATAGATGTGTCCATTGAGGGAGTCAAAGGAGCCAAGAACTTCTTTGAAGCTAAG GCTCAAGCCCTCTCCTCAGCCAGTAAGTTTGAAGCAGAGATAAAAGCTGAGCAGGATGAGCGAAAGcgggaagaggaggaaaggaagcaCCGCCGAGCAGCTTTCAGGGAGTTAAAGTCTGCATTCACCCAGTAA